A genomic stretch from Candidatus Omnitrophota bacterium includes:
- the mtnA gene encoding S-methyl-5-thioribose-1-phosphate isomerase produces MPLATIAWSKGNIKIIDQTKLPLKLEYIYCRDINALWKAIKLLKVRGAPALGAAAGLGVYLGIKGFKGKDINVFRQRLNKVISYLGSSRPTAVNLFWGLNRMRSAFEANKRLAAGEIKKALFREAMDIMEEDRRICRKMGAYGARLIKNGDSVLTVCNAGSLATVDYGTALGVLYSAKERGRRFKVYSCETRPLLQGARLTAWELKKNRVDVTLICDNTAASLMDQGKINKIIAGADRIAANGDAANKIGTYMLAVLAKFHNIPFYIAAPASTFDLKIKSGRQIPIEQRDAREVTELLRKRGTAPRGVKVYNPAFDVTPAGLITAIITEKGIINKPNTVKIKSLIG; encoded by the coding sequence ATGCCTTTGGCTACTATTGCCTGGAGTAAAGGAAATATAAAGATAATTGACCAGACCAAACTGCCGCTAAAACTGGAATATATCTATTGCCGCGATATAAATGCGTTGTGGAAGGCGATAAAGTTATTGAAAGTGAGGGGCGCGCCGGCGCTGGGAGCGGCAGCAGGGTTGGGCGTGTATCTGGGGATCAAGGGTTTTAAGGGCAAGGATATAAACGTATTCAGGCAGCGTCTTAATAAGGTCATTTCCTATCTTGGCTCAAGCCGGCCTACCGCGGTGAACCTTTTCTGGGGCTTAAACCGCATGCGCTCCGCGTTTGAGGCGAACAAACGCCTTGCCGCGGGAGAAATAAAAAAGGCGCTGTTCCGCGAGGCAATGGACATAATGGAAGAAGACAGGCGGATATGCAGAAAGATGGGCGCCTACGGAGCGCGCTTGATAAAAAACGGCGACTCTGTGCTTACGGTCTGCAACGCCGGAAGCTTAGCCACGGTTGATTACGGCACAGCCCTCGGCGTGCTTTACAGCGCCAAAGAGCGGGGCAGGCGCTTTAAGGTCTATTCCTGCGAGACGCGGCCGCTGCTTCAGGGCGCGCGGCTTACTGCCTGGGAACTGAAGAAGAACAGGGTTGACGTTACGCTTATCTGCGATAATACGGCTGCAAGTTTGATGGATCAGGGAAAAATAAACAAAATCATTGCCGGAGCAGACAGGATCGCGGCAAATGGCGACGCCGCGAATAAAATAGGCACCTATATGCTGGCAGTGCTGGCCAAATTTCACAATATACCTTTCTATATAGCGGCGCCTGCCTCTACGTTTGACTTGAAGATCAAAAGCGGCAGGCAGATCCCCATTGAGCAGAGGGATGCCCGTGAGGTAACAGAGTTATTGCGTAAACGCGGCACAGCGCCGAGGGGCGTCAAGGTGTATAATCCGGCGTTTGACGTGACGCCCGCGGGGCTGATCACCGCGATAATCACGGAGAAGGGGATCATAAATAAACCGAATACGGTGAAGATCAAGAGTTTGATCGGATGA
- the thiL gene encoding thiamine-phosphate kinase: MKTLKDIGEFALIDRLSRGIKARSPVVKGIGDDCAVLEYSGRDYLLAGSDMIVEGVHFKRSAPPFYIGRKALAAALSDIAAMGGEPIAALISIGLPEGLPLSFMDGIYRGIRALAREYNVNLIGGDTSASSKIVIDAVVLGRVEKNRLVLRSGAKKGDIIFVTGGLGGSIKGRHFTFEPKIKEARFLVKNFRVNAMIDISDGLLGDLGHILKQSKAGAVIFEELIPLRKAASGFREALIMGEDYELLFTTPVSQARKIIKMTGGRYREIGEVLDRERGFTLVTKDCRQVRLKAEGFRHF, from the coding sequence ATGAAGACGCTAAAAGACATCGGAGAATTCGCTCTGATAGACCGGCTCAGCCGCGGCATTAAAGCGCGCAGTCCCGTGGTAAAGGGCATTGGAGACGACTGCGCGGTGCTGGAGTATAGCGGAAGGGATTATTTGCTTGCGGGCTCTGATATGATCGTGGAGGGGGTGCATTTTAAGCGTTCTGCCCCGCCGTTCTATATCGGCAGGAAGGCGCTCGCCGCCGCCTTAAGCGACATCGCGGCAATGGGGGGGGAACCGATAGCCGCGCTTATTTCCATAGGGCTGCCTGAAGGCCTGCCGCTTAGTTTTATGGACGGGATATACAGGGGCATCAGGGCGTTGGCGCGCGAATATAATGTCAACCTGATCGGCGGAGATACATCCGCCTCTTCAAAGATAGTCATTGATGCCGTTGTTTTAGGCAGGGTGGAGAAAAACCGCCTGGTTTTAAGGAGCGGGGCAAAGAAGGGGGATATTATTTTTGTCACGGGCGGATTGGGGGGTTCTATCAAGGGCAGGCATTTTACATTTGAGCCAAAGATAAAAGAGGCGCGCTTTCTGGTGAAGAATTTCAGGGTCAACGCGATGATAGATATATCCGACGGCCTGCTTGGCGATCTGGGGCATATTTTAAAACAGAGCAAGGCAGGCGCCGTGATCTTTGAGGAACTGATCCCCCTACGCAAGGCGGCCTCAGGCTTCAGGGAGGCGCTGATAATGGGAGAGGACTACGAATTGCTTTTTACCACCCCTGTTTCCCAGGCGAGGAAGATAATAAAAATGACAGGCGGCAGATATCGGGAGATCGGGGAGGTCCTGGACAGGGAACGCGGCTTTACGCTGGTCACCAAAGATTGCAGGCAGGTGAGATTGAAAGCAGAGGGATTTAGGCATTTTTAA
- the tsaE gene encoding tRNA (adenosine(37)-N6)-threonylcarbamoyltransferase complex ATPase subunit type 1 TsaE has product MQVITNSEKETFDLGRKLAARLKKGDIVALEGELGAGKTIFVKGVAAGLGFDRDKVVSSSFVLIREYKAKLPLHHFDLYRLKNKCEFADLGYEEYFFGDGVCLVEWADKAREFIPPRAIRISFKVAGKDKRKIEYSGL; this is encoded by the coding sequence ATGCAAGTAATCACTAATTCTGAGAAAGAGACGTTTGATCTGGGCAGGAAATTGGCGGCGCGCTTAAAAAAAGGGGACATAGTCGCGCTTGAGGGAGAACTCGGCGCGGGCAAGACCATATTCGTCAAGGGCGTTGCCGCCGGCCTGGGGTTTGACAGGGACAAGGTCGTGAGCTCGTCCTTTGTCTTGATCAGGGAATATAAGGCGAAGCTCCCCCTGCATCACTTTGACCTTTACCGGCTGAAGAATAAATGCGAATTCGCCGACTTAGGATACGAGGAATATTTTTTTGGCGATGGTGTCTGCCTTGTGGAGTGGGCTGATAAAGCAAGGGAGTTCATCCCGCCGCGGGCGATCCGCATATCGTTTAAGGTCGCGGGCAAGGATAAGAGGAAGATTGAATATTCTGGGCTTTGA
- the tsaB gene encoding tRNA (adenosine(37)-N6)-threonylcarbamoyltransferase complex dimerization subunit type 1 TsaB, with product MNILGFDTSSRMLAIVVGNDKGVLAARNINARVKHSVMIMPAIEALLKKAGLKKGRIDAVAAGLGPGSLTGIRIGVSTAKGLCLGLDRPAIGICSLDIIARNADSGDSDVCVLVDAKRSLVYSAVYRGVKRARPPRLSSLEDALRGLKPGTLFLGDAIGIYGDRIKEKVSQARFAAQRQWYPRAENILEIALSPKNRKAAAEKLVPLYLYPKECQIRK from the coding sequence TTGAATATTCTGGGCTTTGATACATCCAGCAGGATGCTGGCTATAGTTGTGGGCAATGATAAAGGCGTGCTTGCCGCCCGCAACATCAACGCGCGCGTTAAGCATTCGGTTATGATAATGCCCGCGATAGAGGCGCTGCTTAAAAAGGCGGGGCTTAAGAAGGGGCGCATCGATGCTGTGGCAGCGGGCCTTGGCCCGGGTTCTTTAACAGGTATAAGGATCGGCGTATCCACGGCAAAAGGGCTCTGCCTTGGCCTGGACAGGCCGGCCATAGGCATATGCAGTTTGGATATCATTGCCCGTAACGCGGATAGCGGCGACAGCGATGTATGTGTGCTAGTAGACGCGAAGCGCTCATTGGTATATTCCGCCGTATATAGAGGCGTAAAGCGCGCGAGGCCGCCGAGATTATCTTCTCTGGAGGATGCCTTGCGAGGGCTCAAACCAGGCACCCTGTTCCTGGGCGACGCCATAGGCATATACGGAGATCGGATAAAAGAAAAGGTTAGCCAGGCGCGCTTTGCCGCGCAAAGACAGTGGTATCCGCGCGCGGAAAATATCCTGGAGATCGCGTTATCGCCTAAGAACAGGAAGGCCGCGGCAGAGAAGCTGGTGCCGTTGTATCTTTATCCCAAAGAATGCCAGATCAGGAAATGA
- the alr gene encoding alanine racemase: protein MKKEFFRPTIAEIDLGALEYNFRQIKRRVSSHTKILVTVKADAYGHGILRVSKRLVRCGVDYLGVASLDEAVCLRRAGVKCPILVLGVIFPEQAGTVIDHDLTQTVCTLDVCRALDRLAARRHKRVSVHVKIDTGMGRLGVSWGDAEEFISALYKQMKHVSIEGIFTHFPRADDNKALTGRQISMFSALVRRLEKKGIFILFKHCANSMAVLDYPGSHFNLIRPGLIIYGLYPKDGLDIRLKPAMGLKSKIVFMKSVKKGTPLSYGHTYITSKDTSVAVVPIGYGDGYSRGLSNKAQVLIKGRRFPVVGTICMDQILVDTGRLKAKVGDEVVLIGRQGKQAITAEEIARLTRTIPYEVVCQVGRRVPRIYR from the coding sequence ATGAAGAAAGAATTCTTCCGTCCCACAATAGCCGAGATAGACCTGGGCGCGCTGGAATATAATTTCCGGCAGATAAAGCGCAGGGTCTCGTCGCATACAAAGATACTGGTGACGGTCAAGGCAGACGCCTACGGACACGGCATACTGCGGGTTTCCAAGCGGCTGGTACGCTGCGGCGTGGATTATTTAGGCGTTGCTTCTCTTGATGAGGCCGTATGTTTGAGAAGGGCAGGGGTGAAATGCCCAATACTTGTCCTGGGCGTGATCTTCCCCGAACAGGCCGGGACGGTCATCGATCACGATCTGACGCAGACCGTCTGCACCCTTGATGTCTGCCGCGCCCTGGACCGGCTGGCGGCGCGCAGGCACAAACGGGTCTCTGTCCACGTAAAGATAGACACAGGTATGGGCCGGCTGGGTGTCAGCTGGGGCGACGCCGAAGAATTCATCAGCGCCCTGTATAAGCAGATGAAGCACGTTTCCATAGAGGGCATCTTTACCCATTTTCCCCGCGCCGATGATAATAAAGCCCTTACCGGACGGCAGATAAGCATGTTCAGCGCCCTGGTGCGCCGGCTTGAGAAGAAGGGCATATTCATCCTGTTCAAGCACTGCGCCAACAGTATGGCTGTGCTGGATTATCCCGGAAGCCATTTTAATCTTATAAGGCCGGGACTGATCATTTACGGCCTGTATCCCAAAGACGGCTTAGACATACGGCTGAAACCGGCGATGGGACTGAAGTCAAAGATAGTTTTTATGAAATCAGTGAAAAAAGGCACGCCGTTAAGCTACGGCCATACCTATATAACCTCTAAAGATACCTCAGTAGCAGTTGTCCCCATTGGTTACGGCGACGGCTATTCCCGCGGCCTATCCAATAAGGCCCAGGTTTTGATCAAGGGCAGGCGTTTTCCTGTTGTGGGCACTATCTGCATGGACCAGATCCTGGTTGATACAGGCAGGTTAAAGGCAAAGGTGGGAGATGAAGTTGTCTTGATCGGCCGTCAGGGAAAACAGGCAATTACCGCTGAAGAGATCGCCCGCCTCACGCGCACCATCCCTTATGAAGTCGTCTGCCAGGTAGGCAGGCGCGTCCCGCGGATATACAGGTAA
- a CDS encoding FlgD immunoglobulin-like domain containing protein gives MPEETDVGTHPITFRVTDGVETDQKTVTYTILHNSTPYTGSVSPDDEIVRSNEQLEFIATYFDNAGWQDIQDVYMSIGGAYFRYNLPENKLYASSNFSQWNGGYTPGTAQIIQVDLDEWQARLDCSKVNINGSGKALEIKWPILFINKTRHNIRKNVSLYAKDRNNLDSGWRESGEIKIRGLKGRILTFGQTIIDTISKENFTVTYTFSASKDDYIYMAFAKTEGSDFQPYLQLFDPSGSHIAYVYDTTANALGTTLTATGRYVLTVSDHNGENTGSYALTLQRFNNPGQASALTAGQTQSASISAPSEIDAYSFTAASADTLIINLVKTSGEFRPYIGVYDDKGKLLKKVDTSSSVTLSMPLARAGVYYIYVRDSYNYETGSYSIALQGASNPELIQLSFGPTVTGAISAASPTVTYTFSASKDDYIYMAFAKTEGSDFQPYLQLFDPSGSHIAYVYDTTANALGTTLTATGRYVLTVSDHNGENTGSYALTLQRFNNPGQASALTAGQTQSASISAPSEIDAYSFTAASADTLIINLVKTSGQFTPRLTVYDSKGKRLESANIFSDTLSASLPQAGVYHIYVVDSYNYETGSYDISLQSASNPDGAVDIAFGETVTGEISSPMDTDVYGFTVNEGDNLYADIRFPKVSGNSYFSPYVRLYDRSGNMIADSTSGMLLHSLPSAGTYYIFVSDNYMDATGSYQLTLSNETPDIDNLSVTPNPFSPDESGTWVDLDTGEIFNDPGPNRVLDDVANISFTASMQGFFDIKIIDSNSQLVRQLVYDVLTPDHRTNLIRVQWNGRSQNSDLVPNGAYTLIVNSGNVDRCLTATINVNKIVFITIARITPNPFSPDRDGVDETTTLSYSLSENSYVSVEIYNQQNTLLRKLADNQLLSYGSHSHIWDGKDSQGAYLPEGRYTVKISAKAEDGKDAAPVYLNVAILFISDIRISTDEINPYAGEAVTISYRMSHEGVLNIKIYNNKNALVRNLILNQPRQSGTYSEVWDGKDNAGRIVLDGAYYFIIEDSKGGAVYDPRGTGGKDISGSIRLSASDFNLLLNQFCVIDYTLPQAAKINLKVRYDRYSGPAVRVLKYQEPVSSGAHQTLWDGRDETGDFVDRTDFTFAIWGYTLDENSILVVGDRPVISNPAIIPVRFSPYDNPYSTGVSEGTISFNLSRDANVTINIYDSEGNLARNLLNNQPCAQGSNSFIWNGRNNEGNFASEGFYRVAIQAEKDGNYSEGYTLHTEIFY, from the coding sequence ATGCCAGAGGAAACTGATGTAGGAACACACCCTATCACTTTCCGGGTAACAGATGGTGTAGAAACCGACCAAAAGACAGTCACATACACTATTCTGCATAACTCTACTCCTTACACGGGCTCAGTCAGTCCCGATGATGAGATAGTCCGCTCCAATGAACAGTTGGAGTTTATTGCTACTTATTTTGACAACGCCGGCTGGCAGGACATACAGGATGTGTATATGTCTATCGGAGGGGCTTACTTCAGGTATAACCTACCTGAAAATAAGCTATATGCCTCAAGTAACTTTTCCCAATGGAATGGCGGTTATACCCCAGGCACAGCACAGATCATACAGGTAGACTTGGACGAATGGCAGGCAAGACTGGATTGTTCCAAAGTTAATATAAATGGTTCAGGTAAGGCATTAGAAATTAAATGGCCCATTCTATTTATAAATAAGACGAGGCACAATATAAGAAAGAACGTCTCTTTGTATGCTAAAGATAGAAACAACCTTGATTCCGGCTGGAGGGAGTCAGGGGAGATTAAAATTAGAGGATTAAAAGGCCGCATCCTTACCTTTGGTCAGACCATAATAGATACTATTTCTAAAGAAAACTTTACTGTGACCTACACCTTTAGCGCCTCTAAAGACGACTACATCTACATGGCATTTGCCAAGACAGAAGGAAGTGACTTCCAGCCCTACCTTCAGTTATTTGATCCAAGCGGCAGCCATATTGCTTACGTATACGATACCACAGCCAACGCGCTCGGCACGACACTAACCGCAACAGGCAGATATGTGTTAACCGTCTCAGACCACAACGGCGAAAATACCGGCAGCTACGCTTTGACCCTTCAGCGCTTTAATAACCCGGGCCAGGCATCTGCCCTAACTGCAGGCCAGACCCAATCCGCCTCCATATCAGCCCCCTCTGAAATAGACGCCTACAGCTTTACAGCGGCCTCAGCCGACACCTTGATCATAAACCTGGTCAAGACATCAGGAGAGTTTAGGCCCTACATAGGAGTATATGACGATAAGGGCAAGCTGCTTAAAAAAGTTGATACCTCTTCTTCAGTCACCTTAAGTATGCCGCTTGCTCGGGCAGGGGTTTACTACATCTATGTGAGGGACTCCTATAACTATGAGACAGGAAGCTACAGTATAGCCCTGCAGGGCGCCAGCAATCCTGAACTTATCCAGCTCTCCTTCGGCCCTACAGTAACAGGCGCTATCTCTGCTGCAAGCCCGACAGTCACCTACACCTTTAGCGCCTCTAAAGACGACTACATCTACATGGCATTTGCCAAGACAGAAGGAAGTGACTTCCAGCCCTACCTTCAGTTATTTGATCCAAGCGGCAGCCATATTGCTTACGTATACGATACCACAGCCAACGCGCTCGGCACGACACTAACCGCAACAGGCAGATATGTGTTAACCGTCTCAGACCACAACGGCGAAAATACCGGCAGCTACGCTTTGACCCTTCAGCGCTTTAATAACCCGGGCCAGGCATCTGCCCTAACTGCAGGCCAGACCCAATCCGCCTCCATATCAGCCCCCTCTGAAATAGACGCCTACAGCTTTACAGCGGCCTCAGCCGACACCTTGATCATAAACCTGGTCAAGACATCAGGCCAGTTTACGCCTCGTCTGACAGTATATGACAGTAAGGGCAAGCGGCTTGAGAGCGCTAATATCTTTTCAGATACCTTAAGCGCCTCACTTCCTCAGGCAGGCGTCTACCACATCTATGTAGTGGACTCCTATAACTATGAGACAGGAAGTTATGACATAAGCCTGCAGAGCGCCAGTAATCCCGATGGCGCTGTAGACATTGCTTTCGGTGAGACAGTAACGGGTGAGATTTCTTCTCCTATGGATACGGATGTATATGGCTTTACCGTAAATGAAGGTGATAATTTATACGCGGATATACGTTTTCCCAAAGTCAGCGGCAATAGTTATTTCTCTCCATATGTGCGGCTGTATGATAGGTCAGGCAATATGATTGCCGATTCTACCTCGGGTATGCTTCTTCACTCTTTGCCTTCCGCAGGAACTTATTATATTTTTGTCTCCGACAATTATATGGATGCCACAGGCAGCTATCAACTTACTCTGTCCAATGAGACCCCTGATATAGATAATCTTTCAGTTACGCCCAATCCTTTTTCTCCGGACGAAAGCGGCACCTGGGTAGATCTGGATACAGGGGAAATATTCAACGACCCGGGGCCTAACCGCGTTCTGGACGATGTAGCCAATATTTCTTTTACCGCCTCTATGCAGGGATTTTTTGATATCAAGATTATTGATAGTAACAGCCAGCTGGTCAGGCAGCTTGTTTATGACGTATTAACTCCGGATCACCGGACTAATTTGATACGAGTGCAGTGGAATGGCCGCAGCCAGAATAGTGATTTAGTTCCAAACGGCGCGTATACGCTGATAGTAAACTCCGGAAATGTTGACAGGTGTCTGACCGCGACAATTAATGTAAACAAAATTGTTTTTATCACTATTGCCAGAATAACGCCAAATCCTTTTTCTCCTGACCGTGACGGTGTAGACGAAACAACCACCCTTTCTTACAGTTTATCTGAGAATTCCTATGTCAGCGTAGAGATTTATAACCAGCAAAATACTCTATTAAGAAAGTTAGCAGACAATCAACTCCTTAGCTACGGCAGCCATAGCCATATCTGGGACGGTAAAGATAGTCAGGGTGCATACCTTCCTGAAGGCAGATACACTGTGAAGATAAGCGCTAAGGCAGAGGATGGAAAAGACGCAGCTCCTGTTTACCTGAATGTTGCCATACTGTTTATTTCTGATATCCGTATTTCTACGGACGAGATTAATCCTTACGCAGGAGAGGCCGTAACCATATCTTATAGAATGTCACATGAAGGCGTTTTAAATATTAAAATTTATAATAATAAAAATGCATTGGTAAGGAATCTTATTCTAAACCAGCCCCGCCAGTCAGGCACATACTCAGAGGTTTGGGATGGCAAAGATAATGCCGGCAGGATTGTGCTTGACGGCGCCTACTATTTTATCATAGAGGACAGCAAGGGTGGCGCTGTCTATGATCCTCGCGGCACAGGCGGGAAAGATATCTCCGGCAGCATCCGCCTGTCGGCATCTGATTTTAATCTGCTTCTTAATCAATTCTGTGTTATAGATTATACTCTGCCCCAGGCAGCAAAGATTAATCTTAAGGTCCGCTATGATAGATATTCAGGCCCGGCTGTCAGGGTGTTGAAATATCAAGAGCCGGTTTCTTCAGGCGCGCACCAGACGCTCTGGGACGGCAGGGATGAGACAGGAGATTTTGTTGACCGTACTGATTTTACCTTTGCCATCTGGGGATATACATTGGATGAGAATTCCATTTTGGTTGTGGGAGATAGACCTGTAATTAGCAATCCGGCTATTATCCCGGTCCGTTTTAGCCCTTATGATAATCCTTATAGCACAGGTGTTTCAGAAGGCACAATCTCCTTTAATCTATCCAGAGATGCCAATGTTACGATAAATATTTATGATTCTGAAGGTAATCTGGCGCGCAATCTGCTGAATAATCAGCCCTGCGCGCAGGGCAGCAATTCTTTTATCTGGAACGGCAGAAATAACGAAGGTAATTTTGCGTCTGAAGGGTTTTATCGGGTAGCAATTCAGGCGGAAAAAGACGGCAATTATTCGGAAGGTTATACCTTGCATACGGAGATTTTCTATTGA